In Thermorudis peleae, a genomic segment contains:
- a CDS encoding ABC transporter permease, with the protein MSSTSMPRPITALVKPRRHISLGWIMLDLNVVLTFLFLYAPIIVLIVFSFNDSRQQQVWVGFTLDWYQQMLQDDRILEAAKNSIVIATISTIVSTIIGTMTALALDRYRFRLKTTVEGALYLPIIVPEIVMAISLLVFFNQVFRWLDDLVGLTLKFGLGTITIAHIAFSFPFVAVVVRARLADFDRTLEQAAQDLGANEWQVLRHITLPLLMPGIIAGALLAFTLSIDDFVITFFNAGIGATTLPLEIYGRIRRTITPEVNAISAVLLLASITLVLGSLLLQRRR; encoded by the coding sequence ATGAGCAGCACCTCGATGCCCCGGCCAATAACAGCACTGGTGAAGCCACGACGGCACATCTCGCTTGGCTGGATCATGCTCGACCTTAACGTTGTGCTTACCTTTCTCTTTCTCTACGCACCGATCATCGTGCTCATCGTGTTCAGTTTCAACGATTCGCGCCAGCAGCAAGTTTGGGTCGGTTTCACACTCGACTGGTATCAGCAGATGCTACAGGACGATCGAATTCTCGAGGCAGCTAAAAACAGCATTGTGATCGCAACAATTTCGACGATTGTCTCAACGATCATTGGCACGATGACGGCGTTAGCGCTTGACCGGTATCGCTTTCGCCTCAAGACGACGGTCGAGGGTGCGCTCTATTTGCCAATCATTGTTCCTGAGATCGTTATGGCAATCTCGCTCCTCGTCTTCTTCAACCAGGTCTTCCGCTGGTTGGATGACCTCGTTGGACTTACCCTGAAGTTTGGCCTTGGCACGATCACGATTGCACACATTGCGTTTTCGTTTCCCTTCGTTGCCGTTGTCGTACGTGCTCGCCTAGCCGACTTCGACCGCACACTCGAGCAAGCTGCCCAGGACCTCGGAGCCAATGAATGGCAGGTACTTCGCCATATTACCCTTCCATTACTGATGCCCGGCATCATTGCGGGAGCACTGCTCGCCTTCACCCTCTCAATCGATGATTTCGTCATTACTTTCTTCAATGCAGGCATTGGTGCAACCACGTTGCCACTCGAAATCTATGGCAGAATCCGCCGCACGATTACCCCTGAAGTCAACGCAATTTCGGCAGTGCTGCTTCTCGCCTCGATTACGCTCGTCCTCGGATCGCTACTTCTCCAACGGCGACGCTGA
- a CDS encoding polyamine ABC transporter substrate-binding protein produces MTRSAAIARLLRQWQTGRMTRRELISRLTALGLSMSAITALLSACGGSSSSNQSNSASGTQSTEATAKPSPIARGIPDYVDKTKLAKELNFFNWSDYIEPGLLDEFERIFGVKVTQDTYDSNEDLLAKLQGGATGYDVIVPSDYTVSILIKLNMLEPLDYSVIKSISNIDPNNLKPYYDPENKYSVPYMWGTSGFGYNTEAIKQELSSWKDVFEPQPALQKKIVMLNDEREVIGAALMYLGYSINETSDEALAKAKSVLMQQKPAVLAYTSNNQTDLLVSGEALLAHLWTGNYIQAHNQKSTITYVIPKEGCTVWQDNLCVLKSAPHKYTAMVFIDFLNWPEVNGRNTNYIGYASPNKAAREQKLIDESMLNDPKVYPPQDVWQRLQWIKDIGEATQKFDRLWTEVKTA; encoded by the coding sequence ATGACACGGAGTGCGGCAATCGCGCGGCTCCTTCGCCAATGGCAGACTGGGCGCATGACCCGTCGTGAACTGATTAGCCGGCTCACTGCCCTTGGCCTGAGCATGTCAGCAATCACTGCGCTGCTCAGCGCCTGTGGCGGCTCCTCGTCGTCGAACCAGAGCAACAGCGCAAGCGGAACCCAAAGCACCGAGGCAACCGCCAAACCAAGTCCGATTGCCAGAGGAATCCCAGATTATGTCGACAAAACCAAACTAGCCAAAGAACTCAACTTCTTCAATTGGTCAGATTACATTGAACCAGGATTGTTAGATGAATTCGAGCGCATCTTTGGTGTCAAGGTAACCCAGGACACGTATGACAGTAACGAAGACCTCCTCGCCAAGCTGCAAGGAGGTGCAACGGGGTATGACGTCATCGTCCCGTCTGATTACACCGTCAGCATTTTGATCAAGCTCAACATGCTCGAACCACTTGATTACTCCGTGATTAAAAGCATTTCCAATATCGATCCGAATAACCTCAAGCCGTATTACGATCCAGAAAACAAGTACAGTGTGCCCTATATGTGGGGCACATCCGGCTTCGGCTATAACACGGAGGCAATCAAGCAAGAGCTTTCGAGCTGGAAAGACGTTTTCGAGCCACAGCCTGCCTTGCAGAAAAAGATCGTCATGCTGAACGATGAGCGCGAGGTCATTGGCGCAGCACTGATGTATCTCGGCTATTCAATCAATGAAACCAGCGACGAAGCCTTAGCGAAAGCAAAGAGCGTGCTCATGCAGCAGAAACCAGCAGTGCTTGCCTATACCAGCAACAACCAAACTGACTTACTCGTTTCCGGCGAAGCGCTACTCGCGCATCTTTGGACAGGAAATTACATTCAAGCCCATAACCAAAAGAGCACGATCACCTATGTTATCCCGAAGGAAGGCTGTACAGTCTGGCAAGACAATCTTTGCGTACTCAAGAGCGCGCCGCATAAGTACACTGCCATGGTATTCATCGATTTCCTCAACTGGCCAGAGGTCAACGGGCGCAATACGAACTACATTGGCTACGCTAGCCCGAACAAAGCTGCACGAGAGCAAAAGCTCATTGATGAGAGCATGCTGAACGACCCGAAGGTCTACCCACCACAGGACGTTTGGCAACGTCTGCAATGGATCAAAGACATCGGTGAGGCAACCCAAAAGTTCGACCGACTCTGGACCGAAGTAAAGACAGCGTAA
- a CDS encoding ABC transporter ATP-binding protein yields MERPVDVELCDVTKVFDQHVKAVDHVSLQIYQGEFFSLLGPSGCGKTTTLRMIAGFELPTSGDILIEGRVVGNTPPFKRNVNTVFQNYALFPHMTVEENVAFGLRMKGVPRDEIRQRVREALHLVRLSGFENRYPRQLSGGQQQRVALARALVNRPRVLLLDEPLGALDLKLRKDMQLELKRLQETVGITFLYVTHDQEEALTMSDRIAVMNAGRVLQVGTPLEIYERPANRFVADFIGESNFLEGQVTRIERDTATVVISDRFPVLAQTHHGIQPGQRVTVAIRPEKIRLCIPTSDSQNEAGALTGTVQDIVYIGTDTHYLVRIDDHTAIRVRVQNAQNRLDSPDSVRRGTWVVLRWAPEAARLLTE; encoded by the coding sequence CTACCAGGGCGAGTTCTTCTCCCTACTTGGCCCATCAGGATGTGGTAAGACAACGACACTGCGGATGATTGCCGGATTCGAGCTTCCAACCAGTGGCGACATCTTGATTGAAGGGCGCGTCGTTGGGAACACGCCGCCATTCAAGCGTAATGTCAACACCGTATTTCAAAACTACGCCCTTTTTCCTCACATGACAGTCGAGGAAAACGTTGCGTTTGGCTTGCGAATGAAAGGCGTACCCCGTGACGAAATTCGCCAGCGAGTACGCGAAGCGCTGCACCTTGTACGCCTCAGTGGCTTCGAAAATCGCTATCCGCGTCAACTCTCTGGTGGGCAGCAACAACGCGTTGCGCTTGCCCGGGCATTGGTGAACCGACCACGGGTTCTTCTCCTCGATGAGCCGCTTGGAGCCCTTGACCTTAAACTTCGCAAGGATATGCAGCTTGAACTCAAACGCTTGCAGGAAACGGTCGGTATCACATTTCTGTACGTCACGCACGATCAGGAAGAAGCGCTTACCATGTCTGATCGCATCGCCGTCATGAACGCAGGGCGCGTTCTCCAAGTTGGAACACCGCTTGAAATTTACGAACGTCCAGCCAACCGCTTCGTCGCCGACTTTATCGGCGAATCAAACTTCCTCGAAGGGCAAGTGACACGCATTGAGCGCGACACCGCGACCGTCGTTATTAGCGACCGGTTCCCAGTTTTGGCGCAAACGCACCACGGCATCCAGCCTGGGCAACGTGTCACGGTTGCCATTCGCCCGGAAAAGATTCGCCTCTGCATTCCCACGAGCGACAGCCAGAACGAGGCTGGAGCACTCACAGGGACGGTTCAGGACATCGTCTATATCGGCACTGACACGCATTACCTTGTCCGCATCGATGACCATACAGCCATCCGAGTCCGCGTCCAGAACGCCCAAAACCGCCTCGACAGTCCAGATTCCGTTCGCCGCGGCACATGGGTAGTCTTGCGTTGGGCACCAGAGGCAGCACGGCTACTTACTGAATAG
- a CDS encoding ABC transporter permease, with the protein MALAEEARQKAVQAKPRLTETIGEVLRRRPLLQLSVILSPGILWLTLFFLFPLCIVLAYSFATRGTYGQIVWHFTLENYRRFFDWLYIRTFLLSIWLSVLATVICLMIGYPFAFVMARAPRRWRNALMLLVMIPFWTNFLVRTYAIMFLLRNEGLINTALQWLGIINRPIPMLFTPFAVVLGLVYGYLPFMILPIYASIEKFDFTLAEAAQDLGANAWRVFREILWPLTLPGTIAGSILVFIPSVGTFVTSDLLGGGKVVMIGNLIQQQFLTVRHWPFGSAISLILMAIVLIATLIYFRSGEERPI; encoded by the coding sequence ATGGCGCTTGCCGAAGAGGCTCGTCAGAAAGCCGTCCAGGCAAAACCGCGTCTTACTGAAACAATCGGAGAAGTACTGCGCCGCCGCCCGCTTCTGCAACTGAGCGTTATTCTCAGCCCAGGCATCCTGTGGCTTACGCTCTTCTTCCTCTTCCCACTCTGCATTGTGCTCGCCTACAGCTTTGCAACGCGCGGGACATATGGCCAAATCGTCTGGCACTTCACCCTTGAAAATTACCGACGGTTCTTCGATTGGCTCTATATCCGCACTTTCCTTCTTTCGATCTGGCTTTCGGTCCTCGCTACGGTGATCTGCCTCATGATTGGCTATCCATTTGCATTTGTCATGGCACGAGCACCACGCCGCTGGCGCAACGCGCTGATGCTTCTGGTTATGATCCCCTTCTGGACAAACTTCCTGGTACGCACCTACGCGATTATGTTTCTGCTCCGGAACGAGGGCCTCATCAACACCGCCTTGCAGTGGCTGGGAATCATCAACCGTCCAATCCCGATGCTGTTTACTCCCTTTGCGGTTGTGCTGGGTCTGGTCTATGGCTACTTGCCGTTTATGATCTTGCCCATTTACGCCTCGATTGAAAAATTTGATTTTACTCTTGCTGAAGCTGCTCAAGACCTCGGAGCCAATGCATGGCGAGTGTTCCGAGAAATCCTCTGGCCATTGACACTGCCAGGAACGATCGCTGGGTCAATCCTGGTCTTCATCCCCTCAGTTGGCACATTCGTCACCTCTGATCTCCTAGGGGGCGGCAAAGTCGTGATGATCGGCAATCTTATCCAGCAACAATTCCTCACGGTTCGCCACTGGCCATTTGGCTCTGCAATCTCGCTGATCCTGATGGCAATCGTCCTGATCGCGACGCTGATTTACTTCCGCTCCGGAGAGGAACGGCCTATATGA